CTGGTCCGCGGCAGCCAGGTGGCCGCCGCGCTGGGGGTGGCGGGCGCGGGCACCGCGCACGCCGAGCCGCAGGCGGACCAGCACACCGAGCAGCACGACGGCGCCCGGGTCGCGCGGCTGCGCGAGGGCACCAACACCTCGGTCGCGCGGTCCCCGGACGGCAGGTGGCTGGCCATCGACGTCGCCGCCTCGATCTGGGTGCTGCCCGCCGACGGCGGCCAGGCCCGCAGGCTGACCGGCCAGCTCCAGGACGCCACTCTGCCCACGTGGTCGCCCGACGGCCGGACCATCGCCTTCCAGTCCTACCGCGACGGGAACTTCCACGTCTACCTCGTCGACGCCGCCGGCGGCGAGCCGCGCAGGGTGACCAGCGGCTCGTACGACCACCGGGAGCCCGCGTTCTCCCCGGACGGCCGGCGGATCGCGCTCACCAGCGACCGCGGCGGCAGCTACGGGGTGTGGCTGCTCGACCTGGCCTCCGGCGCCCTCACCGCCCTGACCGGCCCGCCGGACGAGGTGGGCGCCCCGCGCTGGTCCGCGGACGGCAGGCGGCTGGTGTTCGCGGTCAACGAGAACGCCGTGGACGTCGTCACCGTCGACACCGGCGAGCGCGTCCGGGTGGCCACCGCGCCGACCGGCGCCCGCGTCCTGGGCGCCGGGTTCGGGCCGGACGACCGCACGCCCTGCTACACGCTGCTGCGCCTGGACCGGGCAGACCTGGTGCTGGGCGACCGGCAGCTGACCGACGGTGAGGACGTCTTCGGGTTCGCCGCCACCTGGGTCGGCCGGACGGTGCTCTACACCGCCGACGGCCGCATCCGCCGCCGCGACCTCGACGGCCCGGTGCGCGACATCCCGTTCGAGGCGACCGTGCCGGTCACGCCGCGGGCCCCGCGCCGCCGCGCGCCCGGCCTGGACGCCGTCGCGCCGACCCCCGTGCGCGGCATCGCGAGCCCGGTGGTGTCCCCGGACGGCAGGCAGGTCGCGTTCCGCGCGCTCAACGCCGTCCACCTGGTCCCGATCACCGGCGGCACGCCGCGCCGGCTCACCGACGGCCGCTACTTCGACTCCGACCCGGACTTCGCGCCGGACGGCCGGTCGCTCGTGTACTCCAGCGACCGGAGGGGCGTGCCCGCGCTGTGGTCGCGCGACCTGGCCACGGGGGAGGAGGAGTTCCTGGGCGGCGCGCCCGGCGCGCAGACCACCCCCCGGTACGCGCCCGACGGCACGCGGATCGCCTACGTCGACCAGGACGGCGCGGTGTGGGTCCTGGACGTGCCGACGGGCGGGCGGCGGCAGGTGACCCCGGCGCTGTTCATGCCGGGCAGGCCCACGTGGTCGGCGGACGGCACCGTGCTCGCGCTGGCCGCGGTCAAGCCGTTCTCCCGCCGCTTCCGCGAGGGCACCAGCCAGGTGCTGACCGTCGACCTGGGCAGCGGCGAGCTGCGCTACACCGAGCCGATGCCGTTCCGCTCCATCGCCACCCGGGGCGACGACGGCCCGGTGTGGTCGCCCGACGGGCGGCACCTGGCGTTCGTGGTGGAGAGCACGGCCCACGTGGTCCGGGTCGACGCGGCCGGCCGGTTCCTGGGCGACCCGCGCCAGGTGACCCGCGAGGTGACGGACTCCCTGGCGTGGTGCGGGTCGGACACCCTGGTGTACCTGTGCAACGGCAGGCTGCGGCGCGTCGGGCTGGACGGCGGCCCGGCGCGCACCATCCGCCTCGACTTCACCTGGCGCAGGCCCAGGCCGCCGGAGCGGACCGTCATCCACGCGGGCGCGGTGTGGACCGGCGAGCAGGACCGGCTGCGCCGCGACGTGGACATCGTGGTGGAACGCGGCCGGGTGAGCGAGATCCGGCCGCACCGGGCGTCGGCGGGCGACCGCGTGGTCGACGCGCGCGACCTGGTCGCCATGCCCGGCCTGGTCGACGCGCACAACCACTGGCACCTGCGCGGCAGGCAGTGGGGCGCGCGGCAGGGCAGGCTGTGGCTGTCCTACGGCATCACGACCACCCGCTCACCCGGCGACCCGGCCTACCAGATGGTCGAGACCCGGGAGGCGCTGGCGGCCGGGACCCTGGTGGGCCCGCGGTTCTTCGGCACCGGCGAGGCGGTCGACGGCTCGCGCGTCTACTACAACTTCATGCGCCCCACGCTGTCCCGGGCCCAGCTCGACCTGGAGCTGAAGCGGGCGCTGGAGCTGGACTACGACATGGTCAAGACCTACGTGCGGCTGCCGGTGGAGCTGCAGCGCGAGACCGTCGAGGCCGCCCACCGCGCCGGCGTGCCGCTGTCGTCGCACTACCTCTACCCGGCGGCGGCCTTCGGCATGGACGGCATGGAGCACGTCGGCGCGACCAACCGCCTGGGCTACTCGCACACGATCAGCCGCACCGGGCGCGCCTACCAGGACGTGGTCGAGCTGTTCGTGACCTCCGGCATGTCGGTGACCCCGACCCTGTTCCACTCCCGCGCGCTGTACGCGGAGGACAAGTCGCTGGTGACCGACGAGCGCACCCGGGTGCTGTACCCGCCGTGGGAGTACCAGCGGTACGTCGCCGACGCGGACCTGGCGGGCACGCCCGCGTCCACGTTCTCGCGCGAGGTCCTGGCCGGCTGGGTGGACGCGGTGCTGCGCGTCCACCGCCGAGGGGGGCTGGTGATCTGCGGGACGGACGCGCCGCTGGACTCGGTGGCCACCTCGACGCACCAGAACCTCAGGGCCATGGTGGAGTTCGGCTTCACCCCGTTCGAAGCGCTGACCACGGCGACCCGCAACCCGGCGACGTGGCTGGGGCTGTCCGGGCAGATCGGCGTCCTGCGGCCCGGCGCGCACGCCGACATCTCGCTGGTGTCGGGCGACCCGCTGGCCGACATCAGGGCGGCGGCCGCGGTGCGCCGGGTGTTCGTCGGCGGGGTGGGCCACCGGGTGGAGGACCTGCTCGCGCCGTTCCGGCAGGCCCCGGCGGTCGAGCTCCGCGCGGCCCTGCCGCCCGCCCCGTCGGCCGCGCACGTGCACGAGCACTGGTGGCACGAGCCGGAGTGGTCGTCGCACGTGTGCTGCGAGGGGTGAGCCGAGGGCCGGGGTCGGCGCGCTCGAACGGCGCGCCGACCCCGGGCGGTCGCGGATCGCGGCCCCTGGCCCTCCCCGCGACCGCCTCCGGTCACCTCAGCCCCGGGCGTGAGCGGCCGCGACCAGTCGGTCCGACAGCTCCCGGAGCCGGCGCCGGGCGTCCGGGTCGTACGCCTGGTCGTGGGCCCGCTCCTCGCGCACGCCGTTGTAGTAGCGCCCGGTCAGCTCCGACGCCGGGCCGGTGATCAGCCGCAGGGTCGCGTCGCCGCCCTCGGCCACGGTGCTGCACGGTTCCGTGCCGGACTCGCGCACCATGGTCGTGGCCATGTAGGTGGCCGGGTGCAGGGTGTTGACCACGGGGCTGCCACCCAGCTCCTCGGCCAGGTCGAAGGTGAACATGACCTGCGCCAGCTTCGCCCGCCGGTACGCCGTCACCCCGTCGTAGGCGCGTTCGAGCATCGGGTCGGCGAAGTCGACGGGGTACTGGCCCGCCGAGGCCACGTTGACGATCCGCGACCCCGGCGCGGCGCGCAGCAGCGGCAGCAGCAGCCGGGTGAGCCGGTACCCCGCCAGGTAGTTGACCGCGAACCGCAGCTCGACCCCGTCGGCGCTCAGCTCACGCCCCGAGCCCGGCCGGCCGAACCCGATGCCCGCGTTGTTCACCAGCACGTCCAGCCGGTCGAGGTGCCGCGCGACCTCGTCGGCCAGGCGGTCGACCTCGCGTAACGAGGCCAGGTCGGCGACCAGGACGACGGGGTCGGGACCACCGGCCGCCCGGATCTCCGACCGCACCCGCTCGGCGCGGTCGGCGTCGCGCCCGTGCACGAGGACGCGCGCGCCGGCCGCGCCGAGGCGCACGGCGAGGTGGCGGCCGAGGCCGTCGGTCGAGCCGGTGATCAGGACTGTCTGGCCGTTCATCAGGTGCTCTACCTCCAGGTGGTGACGGGGCGTTCGCCCCCTGTCCGAAGGCTAGTCCGGTGATCCACTCGGTGTGGATCGGTTCAGGGGTCACCGCGTTCCGGCACGGCCAATGGACCGCGTGGCGCGGTTCTGCGGTAGAGCCATCCGGCGAGTTCGGCTGGACGTGCCGCACCCCGGAACCGCGGGGCCTCCCGCCTCCGCCCGCCGCGCCCGAGACTCGGAGCGGAACAACCGGCGAAGCGGAGTGAGCGATGACGAACGACAACACCGCGCCCGACGCCGACGTGGTCGGCATGTGGGTCACCGCGGACGGCCACATCCGGCAGGAGCTGCGCGCCGACGGGCGCTACGACTTCACCGCGACCGGGGCCATCCGGGACGGCGTGCTCCACCACGAGCACCTCATGCTCTACCGCGAGTCCGCCCACGGCTGCGGACCGGTCGGCGCTGACCGACCGGGGACGGGCCCGCGCGGGGCCCGTCCCCGGTCGGCGCTTCAGGCGCCGACGTAGTCCGCCAGGTGCTGCCCGGTGAGGGTGGAGCGGTCGGCGACCAGGTCCGCCGGCGTCCCCTCGAACACGACCCGACCGCCGTCGTGGCCGGCGCCGGGGCCCAGGTCGATGATCCAGTCCGCGTGCGCCATCACCGCCTGGTGGTGCTCGACGACGATGACCGACTTGCCGGAGTCCACCAGCCGGTCGAGCAGGCCGAGCAGCTGCTCGACGTCGGCCAGGTGGAGCCCCGCGGTCGGCTCGTCCAGGACGTAGACGCCGCCCTCCTCGGCCATGTGGGTGGCCAGCT
This portion of the Saccharothrix syringae genome encodes:
- a CDS encoding amidohydrolase family protein produces the protein MASEDLSRRDLLVRGSQVAAALGVAGAGTAHAEPQADQHTEQHDGARVARLREGTNTSVARSPDGRWLAIDVAASIWVLPADGGQARRLTGQLQDATLPTWSPDGRTIAFQSYRDGNFHVYLVDAAGGEPRRVTSGSYDHREPAFSPDGRRIALTSDRGGSYGVWLLDLASGALTALTGPPDEVGAPRWSADGRRLVFAVNENAVDVVTVDTGERVRVATAPTGARVLGAGFGPDDRTPCYTLLRLDRADLVLGDRQLTDGEDVFGFAATWVGRTVLYTADGRIRRRDLDGPVRDIPFEATVPVTPRAPRRRAPGLDAVAPTPVRGIASPVVSPDGRQVAFRALNAVHLVPITGGTPRRLTDGRYFDSDPDFAPDGRSLVYSSDRRGVPALWSRDLATGEEEFLGGAPGAQTTPRYAPDGTRIAYVDQDGAVWVLDVPTGGRRQVTPALFMPGRPTWSADGTVLALAAVKPFSRRFREGTSQVLTVDLGSGELRYTEPMPFRSIATRGDDGPVWSPDGRHLAFVVESTAHVVRVDAAGRFLGDPRQVTREVTDSLAWCGSDTLVYLCNGRLRRVGLDGGPARTIRLDFTWRRPRPPERTVIHAGAVWTGEQDRLRRDVDIVVERGRVSEIRPHRASAGDRVVDARDLVAMPGLVDAHNHWHLRGRQWGARQGRLWLSYGITTTRSPGDPAYQMVETREALAAGTLVGPRFFGTGEAVDGSRVYYNFMRPTLSRAQLDLELKRALELDYDMVKTYVRLPVELQRETVEAAHRAGVPLSSHYLYPAAAFGMDGMEHVGATNRLGYSHTISRTGRAYQDVVELFVTSGMSVTPTLFHSRALYAEDKSLVTDERTRVLYPPWEYQRYVADADLAGTPASTFSREVLAGWVDAVLRVHRRGGLVICGTDAPLDSVATSTHQNLRAMVEFGFTPFEALTTATRNPATWLGLSGQIGVLRPGAHADISLVSGDPLADIRAAAAVRRVFVGGVGHRVEDLLAPFRQAPAVELRAALPPAPSAAHVHEHWWHEPEWSSHVCCEG
- a CDS encoding SDR family NAD(P)-dependent oxidoreductase, which translates into the protein MNGQTVLITGSTDGLGRHLAVRLGAAGARVLVHGRDADRAERVRSEIRAAGGPDPVVLVADLASLREVDRLADEVARHLDRLDVLVNNAGIGFGRPGSGRELSADGVELRFAVNYLAGYRLTRLLLPLLRAAPGSRIVNVASAGQYPVDFADPMLERAYDGVTAYRRAKLAQVMFTFDLAEELGGSPVVNTLHPATYMATTMVRESGTEPCSTVAEGGDATLRLITGPASELTGRYYNGVREERAHDQAYDPDARRRLRELSDRLVAAAHARG